TGGTTATGCCGGCCACCCATGCGGCCGGTCGCCAACGCAACGAGGATGATCTTCGAGGGCCAAGTGCATGGTCTTCTCGGGAGACCGCTTGCGGTGGAAGACCATTGCGCGCGAACCGGATCAGCCCAGCTTGGCGAATAAACCGGCCAAGGGAAGCCCGGCTCCACACCTGAGGAATGCACCGCAAACACCACACCGCCCGACCCACATATCCACCGTGGGCAGGGCAGCACCCCACCAATCGGACCGGCGCATCAAAGCAAGACAGAACCAAACATCCTACAACCGATGAAGGCCACGCGTGCGCAAGCGGGCAGGGAGGGGGCAGCACCGGTGTGGGGGGAAGGGGGAGAATGTGGGTTAGGTTGCAATCAATGTTTGCCGAGTGTTCTAATATAGGTCAAAATATCAAACACCTAGCAAGAAAATGACCATGCCTCGCGGCGGTGTAAATTGAGGCCTACAACATTGAGCTATATTGACGAACAGTTTGAAACCTATCTTTCGACGGCAGCCGAATTGCTCGCTGCTGAAGGTATGTCAGAGGCAGTGGATGTCTTACGGCGAGCGGTCCCGAAGGTTGATCAAACCGGATATGACAACTGGAACGGTGGAACGGATATTTGGACGATTTTTCTTCGGATCGAGCCGGCGCGATACGCGCAGTTGGGCACAAATCGTGAAGCACTGGAAGAGCAAGTCAGTCAGCGAATAGAATCGATCGTTAGGCAGTATACCGACGACTGGTTCAGTGTAAAAATCGTTCCTGAGGCCAGACCACGGCCGGATTGGCGTCAACAGAGTGATGATATATCGCGGTTAGCGAAACAAAATATCCTTGATGGGCTTAAAATCGAAAATGTGAAGTGGAGCGGATGCCTCGAAGAGGTGGAATTTCTGCAACGGCTTTATGATCTTAAATCCATGGCATCGTATGATAGCCGTTTTCCTGATGCTGCAGGCGACATATGGCAGCATCGCGTGAATAATCCGGAAGACTGGGATGACGACTGGATCTACAACGACGAAAGATTCAATCTGCTCAAAGGTCCTACGGACCAGTTTCTGAGATTTCTATGTGAGATCGTGCATCCGGTGGTGCGCCCGGATCGGAACGAGGCGCTGAAATTGGTTCAGCAATTCAACGATCAGCTAAGGCCTGTAGGGTGGCAGTTAGTCGAAGTTGAAAAGATCGCAGGGCGCCCCCGTTTCGTTGCTCAAAGGGTGGAAAATGCTGGTGGCCGTTCAATCTCACGCGCAAGAAATGTTGCGGACGCCTTGGATGCAGGCTGGATGCAAAAAGAGATCGAGCGCCTGGAAAACGCAGTCGATCGTGATCCGGCGCTGGCCAT
This window of the Martelella lutilitoris genome carries:
- a CDS encoding abortive infection family protein, whose translation is MSYIDEQFETYLSTAAELLAAEGMSEAVDVLRRAVPKVDQTGYDNWNGGTDIWTIFLRIEPARYAQLGTNREALEEQVSQRIESIVRQYTDDWFSVKIVPEARPRPDWRQQSDDISRLAKQNILDGLKIENVKWSGCLEEVEFLQRLYDLKSMASYDSRFPDAAGDIWQHRVNNPEDWDDDWIYNDERFNLLKGPTDQFLRFLCEIVHPVVRPDRNEALKLVQQFNDQLRPVGWQLVEVEKIAGRPRFVAQRVENAGGRSISRARNVADALDAGWMQKEIERLENAVDRDPALAIGTAKDLVETCCKSILAKRGVKISRSASLPELTKALSKELKLVPEGIPDEAKGAEKVRLILQNLSALTKYLAELRGLYGTGHGRDGKHRGLEPRHARLAVGAAVTFIDFATETYRERYPEKNSGQK